The following are encoded in a window of Rosa chinensis cultivar Old Blush chromosome 4, RchiOBHm-V2, whole genome shotgun sequence genomic DNA:
- the LOC112199814 gene encoding tubulin-folding cofactor A, whose product MATIRNLKIKTGTCKRLVKEFDSYEKEVVREAAKRADMKGKGADPYDLNYLSQFFKQCIYVQAELEEELNQNEGPKIEEARTNNL is encoded by the exons ATGGCAACTATAAGGAATTTGAAAATCAAGACTGGGACTTGTAAACGCCTCGTTAAGGAGTTTGATTCTTATGAGAAAGAGGTTGTGAGAGAGGCTGCGAAAAGAGCAGACATGAAGGGGAAAGGAGCTGATCCTTATGACCTCAA CTATCTTTCCCAGTTTTTTAAGCAATGCATTTATGTTCAGGCTGAGTTGGAAGAAGAGTTGAACCAGAATGAAGGCCCTAAAATTGAAGAAGCTCGGACAAATAATTTGTAG
- the LOC112198088 gene encoding uncharacterized protein LOC112198088, protein MSSSSSSSYTMCLPNSHFQSSSNSHSPPSPPPLNLSAAGAGYIEHAVTKYDTLAGVAIKYGVEVADIRKMNGLVTDHQMFALRFLHIPLPGRHPPSPCLSNGSPGSQSSSERSPRVAPRKASQAMNSLQSYYGLKARNQNSIKREILEMALYKKEGSHYLEDGSLRGASSFSLCRKSRSLVKLDENRELSDSVPSTETREGDSDQLGKRIRRRQKSEADFCRTPEMLLENNTTSGGFSATAITGKCLALRPKAAANRTADVETGGLNPTPVGLGDSFMASDGSGVRKSSSTSNLQDHESSCSASIWSASKWSLKPDLQAFSTAAITKPIFDGLPKPMVGRRNKAALD, encoded by the exons atgtcgtcttcttcttcttcttcttatacAATGTGTCTTCCCAATTCGCATTTCCAATCTTCTTCGAATTCGcattctcctccttctcctcctcctctcaatTTGAGTGCCGCCGGCGCCGGATACATAGAACATGCCGTCACCAAATACGACACGCTCGCCGGGGTCGCCATCAAATACGGCGTCGAG GTGGCAGATATCAGAAAGATGAATGGCCTGGTTACCGATCATCAAATGTTTGCCCTCAGATTTCTGCACATTCCACTACCTGGGAGGCATCCTCCATCCCCTTGTTTATCAAATGGTTCACCAGG GAGCCAGAGTAGTTCAGAGAGGTCCCCCAGAGTTGCTCCTCGGAAAGCCTCCCAGGCAATGAACTCTTTACAAAGTTATTATGGGCTGAAAGCAAGAAATCAGAACTCTATCAAAAGGGAGATTCTTGAAATGGCTCTCTACAAAAAGGAAGGCTCCCATTATTTAGAAGATGGGTCCTTACGTGGAGCCTCATCTTTCAGCCTTTGTAGAAAGTCAAGAAGCTTAGTTAAGTTGGATGAGAATCGTGAACTTTCTGATTCTGTGCCTAGTACAGAAACTAGGGAAGGTGACTCTGATCAGTTGGGAAAAAGGATTAGACGGCGCCAGAAATCTGAAGCTGACTTTTGTCGCACCCCTGAGATGCTGTTGGAAAATAACACTACCAGTGGCGGGTTTTCAGCCACAGCAATTACAGGGAAGTGCTTGGCCCTCAGACCAAAAGCAGCAGCCAATCGAACTGCTGATGTTGAAACTGGTGGGTTGAACCCTACTCCAGTAGGTCTTGGTGATTCTTTTATGGCATCAGATGGGTCTGGAGTGAGGAAGTCGTCAAGCACATCAAATTTGCAGGATCATGAATCTAGCTGTTCTGCATCAATCTGGTCAGCATCTAAATGGAGTTTGAAGCCAGATTTACAAGCGTTTTCAACTGCAGCCATTACAAAACCCATATTTGATGGCTTGCCTAAGCCTATGGTTGGTCGACGAAACAAAGCCGCGCTTGATTAA
- the LOC112197381 gene encoding uncharacterized protein LOC112197381 isoform X1 codes for MAKVPEKTSPPLKPKTTTFLVCFRFSSRKTLRSHDYNNNKIIKSRSWFCWSRFRSKKAAATKTVVPLDVSTVSEKQAIPSTLVKLEPKSKHGKFEPKNEVPAATDVVGGPGVPIQPLIVSEKAPNSKQKPPEVHQSYASSDMISLENSTQGSDASKDYTYQKRRLSFRRKVESIRTSAAGGAGSSQPGSPVQQENKSRGTVAVISPPATSLPVTPKRPRRGGGGSSAIPSSARKTWLVSNELTMSTKRLDPLVGMTIIMVTLIIMVLWGRLCAILCTAAWFYLLPRLTQNSNLTTTSSTAGDDHLDFSSDEYKKKVVLEGFLERNNHRNHVI; via the exons ATGGCCAAGGTCCCTGAGAAAACAAGCCCTCCGTTAAAACCCAAAACCACTACCTTTCTTGTTTGTTTCAGATTTTCTAGTAGAAAAACCCTCCGATCCCATgattacaacaacaacaagatcaTTAAGAGTCGCAGCTGGTTTTGTTGGTCAAGGTTTCGCTCGAAGAAGGCAGCCGCCACAAAAACGGTGGTGCCCCTCGACGTCTCCACCGTATCTGAGAAACAAGCAATCCCGTCCACGTTGGTCAAGTTGGAGCCAAAGTCAAAGCACGGTAAGTTTGAACCCAAAAACGAAGTTCCGGCAGCAACCGACGTCGTGGGGGGCCCAGGTGTTCCAATTCAGCCTCTGATAGTCTCCGAAAAAGCTCCTAATTCTAAACAAAAACCTCCAGAGGTACACCAGTCATATGCAT CCTCCGACATGATCAGCCTCGAAAACAGCACACAGGGCTCAGATGCTTCAAAAGACTACACGTATCAAAAGCGGCGGCTGTCTTTTCGCCGGAAAGTTGAATCTATAAGAACATCCGCAGCTGGGGGTGCCGGCAGCAGCCAACCCGGTTCACCGGTTCAGCAGGAGAACAAGTCAAGGGGAACAGTCGCCGTGATCTCTCCCCCGGCAACATCGCTGCCCGTCACTCCGAAACGTCCaagacgaggaggaggagggtctTCAGCTATTCCGTCGTCGGCACGTAAAACGTGGTTGGTGTCAAATGAGCTGACTATGAGCACGAAGAGATTGGACCCGCTGGTGGGTATGACTATTATTATGGTCACATTGATTATAATGGTATTATGGGGCCGATTATGCGCCATTCTCTGCACCGCCGCATGGTTCTATCTCCTCCCTCGTTTAACTCAGAATAGTAATTTAACAACAACATCCTCCACCGCCGGCGATGATCATTTGGACTTCAGTTCCGACGAATACAAGAAGAAGGTGGTCTTAGAGGGATTCCTCGAAAGGAATAACCACCGCAATCATGTAATATGA
- the LOC112197381 gene encoding uncharacterized protein LOC112197381 isoform X2, with the protein MAKVPEKTSPPLKPKTTTFLVCFRFSSRKTLRSHDYNNNKIIKSRSWFCWSRFRSKKAAATKTVVPLDVSTVSEKQAIPSTLVKLEPKSKHGKFEPKNEVPAATDVVGGPGVPIQPLIVSEKAPNSKQKPPETASDMISLENSTQGSDASKDYTYQKRRLSFRRKVESIRTSAAGGAGSSQPGSPVQQENKSRGTVAVISPPATSLPVTPKRPRRGGGGSSAIPSSARKTWLVSNELTMSTKRLDPLVGMTIIMVTLIIMVLWGRLCAILCTAAWFYLLPRLTQNSNLTTTSSTAGDDHLDFSSDEYKKKVVLEGFLERNNHRNHVI; encoded by the exons ATGGCCAAGGTCCCTGAGAAAACAAGCCCTCCGTTAAAACCCAAAACCACTACCTTTCTTGTTTGTTTCAGATTTTCTAGTAGAAAAACCCTCCGATCCCATgattacaacaacaacaagatcaTTAAGAGTCGCAGCTGGTTTTGTTGGTCAAGGTTTCGCTCGAAGAAGGCAGCCGCCACAAAAACGGTGGTGCCCCTCGACGTCTCCACCGTATCTGAGAAACAAGCAATCCCGTCCACGTTGGTCAAGTTGGAGCCAAAGTCAAAGCACGGTAAGTTTGAACCCAAAAACGAAGTTCCGGCAGCAACCGACGTCGTGGGGGGCCCAGGTGTTCCAATTCAGCCTCTGATAGTCTCCGAAAAAGCTCCTAATTCTAAACAAAAACCTCCAGAG ACAGCCTCCGACATGATCAGCCTCGAAAACAGCACACAGGGCTCAGATGCTTCAAAAGACTACACGTATCAAAAGCGGCGGCTGTCTTTTCGCCGGAAAGTTGAATCTATAAGAACATCCGCAGCTGGGGGTGCCGGCAGCAGCCAACCCGGTTCACCGGTTCAGCAGGAGAACAAGTCAAGGGGAACAGTCGCCGTGATCTCTCCCCCGGCAACATCGCTGCCCGTCACTCCGAAACGTCCaagacgaggaggaggagggtctTCAGCTATTCCGTCGTCGGCACGTAAAACGTGGTTGGTGTCAAATGAGCTGACTATGAGCACGAAGAGATTGGACCCGCTGGTGGGTATGACTATTATTATGGTCACATTGATTATAATGGTATTATGGGGCCGATTATGCGCCATTCTCTGCACCGCCGCATGGTTCTATCTCCTCCCTCGTTTAACTCAGAATAGTAATTTAACAACAACATCCTCCACCGCCGGCGATGATCATTTGGACTTCAGTTCCGACGAATACAAGAAGAAGGTGGTCTTAGAGGGATTCCTCGAAAGGAATAACCACCGCAATCATGTAATATGA